In a genomic window of Bacillota bacterium:
- the guaA gene encoding glutamine-hydrolyzing GMP synthase, with protein MEKIIIVDVGGQYSQLIARRVRGLKVYCEIVPFTTSSEEILAQGPKGIILAMGPAGEDQRDISPLEASLQQTKIPLLRFHPEMVDTPSGDELLGSFVTDTCGCQGNWTMQSFIEIMVQDIRQRVGDRPVVCGLSGGVDSAVAAALVHRAIGDQLTCIFVDHGFMRKNEAEEVSRLFGNYFSRFIHLSAAERFLTLLRGVTDPEEKRKRIGNEFIRVFEEEANKLGEIEYLVQGTLYPDVLESGIGQGEVIKSHHNVGGLPEDMDLKLLEPLRDLFKDEVRVLGLELGLPEEMVYRQPFPGPGLAVRIVGEVTEDKLRIVREADWIVREEIARAGLDRDVWQYFAVLSDTKTVGVKGDTRTYSYLLGIRAVNSEDAMTADWARLPHGVLAKMSQRIMEEVDGVNRVVYDISAKPPSTIEWE; from the coding sequence TTGGAAAAAATCATTATAGTGGACGTCGGTGGCCAGTACAGTCAGCTAATTGCCCGGCGGGTGCGGGGCCTTAAGGTCTATTGTGAAATCGTTCCTTTTACAACTAGCAGTGAAGAGATCCTGGCTCAAGGTCCCAAGGGGATTATTCTGGCTATGGGCCCTGCCGGGGAGGACCAAAGGGACATTTCGCCCCTTGAGGCCAGTCTCCAACAGACGAAGATTCCCCTCTTGCGCTTCCATCCGGAAATGGTGGATACACCTTCCGGCGATGAGCTTCTGGGCAGTTTCGTCACCGATACCTGTGGCTGCCAGGGCAATTGGACGATGCAGTCCTTTATCGAGATTATGGTGCAAGATATTCGCCAACGGGTTGGCGACAGGCCAGTGGTCTGCGGTCTGTCGGGGGGAGTAGACTCTGCCGTGGCCGCGGCCCTAGTACACCGAGCCATCGGTGACCAGCTCACCTGCATATTTGTAGACCACGGTTTCATGCGCAAAAATGAAGCGGAGGAAGTGTCTCGCCTTTTTGGCAACTACTTCTCCCGGTTTATTCACCTTTCTGCGGCAGAGCGGTTTCTTACCCTTCTGCGGGGAGTCACTGACCCTGAGGAGAAGCGCAAGCGGATTGGCAACGAGTTTATTCGCGTTTTCGAGGAAGAGGCCAACAAGCTCGGTGAGATTGAATACCTGGTGCAGGGCACCCTCTATCCCGACGTGCTGGAAAGCGGCATTGGTCAAGGGGAAGTAATCAAATCCCATCACAATGTCGGTGGTCTGCCGGAGGATATGGACCTGAAGTTGTTGGAGCCCCTGAGGGATCTGTTCAAAGACGAAGTGAGGGTCCTGGGGCTAGAGTTGGGATTGCCCGAGGAGATGGTGTATCGTCAGCCCTTCCCCGGTCCTGGATTGGCCGTTCGGATTGTCGGTGAGGTAACGGAAGACAAGCTCAGAATCGTGAGAGAAGCGGACTGGATTGTTCGAGAGGAGATTGCCAGGGCAGGATTGGACCGGGATGTTTGGCAGTACTTTGCCGTTTTGTCCGATACCAAGACCGTCGGTGTCAAAGGGGACACCAGGACCTATTCCTATCTGTTGGGGATTCGCGCCGTGAACAGCGAGGATGCGATGACCGCAGATTGGGCCCGCTTGCCCCATGGGGTGTTGGCGAAGATGTCCCAGCGAATCATGGAGGAAGTTGATGGGGTCAACCGGGTGGTCTATGACATTAGTGCCAAGCCGCCTTCTACCATTGAATGGGAGTAG
- the hpt gene encoding hypoxanthine phosphoribosyltransferase codes for MHADLSKILLTEEQIAKRVAELGEEITEDYKGKFPLLLCILKGAMPFTSDLMRAIKGPVQVDFMAISSYGAGTKSSGVVRILKDLDHSIEGQDVLVVEDIIDSGLTLHYLLDNLRSRRPASLKVVTLLDKPGRRQVDVKTDYNGFDIPDEFVVGYGLDFNERYRNLPYIGVLKPEVYE; via the coding sequence GTGCACGCAGATTTATCGAAGATTTTGCTAACTGAAGAACAGATTGCCAAGCGAGTAGCAGAGTTGGGAGAGGAGATTACCGAGGATTACAAGGGTAAATTTCCCTTGCTCCTTTGCATTTTGAAGGGCGCTATGCCCTTTACTTCAGATTTGATGCGGGCAATCAAGGGGCCGGTTCAGGTGGACTTCATGGCTATTTCCAGCTACGGTGCCGGCACCAAGTCCAGTGGGGTAGTTCGGATTCTCAAGGACTTGGATCACTCCATCGAAGGGCAAGATGTCCTGGTGGTTGAGGATATTATTGACAGTGGCCTTACCCTTCACTATCTGTTGGACAACCTGCGCTCCCGCAGACCTGCCAGCCTAAAGGTCGTAACTTTATTGGACAAGCCTGGCCGGCGGCAAGTCGATGTCAAGACGGATTACAACGGCTTTGATATTCCCGATGAGTTCGTAGTGGGATATGGCCTAGACTTCAACGAACGCTACCGCAACCTCCCTTACATCGGAGTTCTCAAGCCGGAGGTTTATGAGTAA